In one Cervus elaphus chromosome 9, mCerEla1.1, whole genome shotgun sequence genomic region, the following are encoded:
- the LOC122700075 gene encoding voltage-dependent calcium channel beta subunit-associated regulatory protein isoform X2 — MQPTATMATAAAATTTATVALTTTWDNATDRPTAEPDPVLDNYLLLMVVMALFVGGALVVLSGALLLCRRCWEVHRRLHRAPEEAEKTTTTYLDNGAHPAQDPEFRGEDPEGQDTETQRFLSTSSTGRRVSFNEAALFEQSRKAQDKGRRSSPFMSATPARPVQLPHHTPRLPPRPALPYSSSALPGDPYNSAVGPANFRISPSASSDSGEGSSLDTGARSAKPGAQGAAAGPGDVGPGSGAGPVLQFFTRLRRHASLDGASPYFKVKKWKLEPSQRASSLDTRGSPKRHHFQRQRAASESMEQEEGDAPHMDFIQYIASAGDTMVFPSPRPFLASPASPPPSLGRLEAAEEVGAAGGASPESPLERGIIAGPEQLQDSDGERDAGLEQAPTIYRDIWSLRASLELHAAASSDHSSSGNDRDSVRSGDSSGSGSGGAAPAFPPPSPPPTPMPRPADGETGGPRKLLQMDSGYASIEGRGAGDDGPPSAPEKRSSFTSAGREATVGCSFESSAPETPVRPRSPRAWPRRAPRRDYSIDEKTDALFHEFLRHDPHFDDALSATARHRARAHPHPHARKQWQQRGRQHSDPGARAAPPTPSTAQSGAPRPARAPLRRGDSVDCPPDGRAGDDPATSSIPVIEEEPGGGCPGSGLCAGTPGALLDKLAATFDDRLFPPRLAQPVAVAPALATAAPTSPDHSPV, encoded by the exons ATGCAGCCCACGGCCACCATGGCTAcggccgccgccgccaccaccaCCGCCACGGTTGCCCTGACCACGACGTGGGACAACGCCACGGATCGCCCCACA GCAGAGCCCGACCCGGTCCTGGACAACTATCTGCtcctgatggtggtgatggcgctCTTTGTCGGGGGTGCCCTCGTGGTGCTGTCGGGTGCACTGCTGCTCTGCAGACGCTGCTGGGAGGTGCACCGACGCCTCCACAG agccccagaggaagcagagaagacCACCACCACCTACCTGGACAACGGTGCCCACCCTGCCCAAG ACCCTGAGTTCAGGGGGGAGGATCCGGAGGGTCAGGACACCGAGACCCAGCGCTTCTTGTCCACCAGCTCCACTGGCCGCCGGGTGTCCTTCAATGAAGCAGCCCTGTTTGAGCAGAGTAGGAAGGCGCAGGACAAGGGCCGCCG ATCGTCACCATTCATGAGTGCGACTCCGGCGAGGCCAGTGCAACTGCCACACCACACCCCACGGTTGCCCCCAAGGCCAGCCTTGCCATATTCCAG CTCCGCCCTGCCAGGTGACCCCTACAACTCGGCCGTGGGCCCTGCCAACTTCAGGATCAGCCCCTCGGCCTCCAGTGACTCCGGGGAAGGCAGCTCG CTGGACACTGGGGCCAGGAGTGCCAAGCCTGGTGCGCAGGGGGCCGCAGCAGGGCCTGGGGATGTgggcccaggctctggggcaggcCCCGTCCTGCAGTTCTTCACCCGCCTGAGGCGTCATGCTAGCCTGGACGGGGCCAGCCCCTACTTCAAGGTCAAGAAATGGAAACTGGAGCCCAGCCAGCGGGCATCCAGTCTGGACACAAGAG GCTCCCCCAAGCGACACCACTTCCAGCGGCAGCGGGCGGCCAGTGAGAGCATGGAGCAGGAGGAAGGAGATGCCCCCCACATGGACTTCATCCAGTATATTGCCAGCGCGGGCGACACCATGGTCTTCCCAAGCCCCCGCCCCTTTCTGGCCAGCCCCGCCAGCCCGCCCCCCAGTCTCGGCAG GCTAGAGGCAGCTGAGGAGGTGGGCGCCGCAGGAGGAGCGAGCCCTGAGTCCCCCCTGGAGCGCGGCATCATCGCGGGGCCTGAACAGCTACAAGACTCAGATGGAGAGCGAGACGCGGGGCTCGAGCAGGCTCCGACCATCTACCGCGATATCTGGAGTTTGCGTGCCTCGCTCGAGCTGCACGCGGCTGCCTCCTCAGACCACAGCAGCAGCGGCAACGACCGTGACTCGGTGCGCAGTGGCGACAGCTCGGGCTCGGGCTCTGGGGGCGCCGCACCCGCCTTTCCACCGCCCTCGCCGCCGCCCACACCCATGCCGCGGCCGGCAGATGGAGAGACGGGCGGACCACGCAAGCTGCTGCAGATGGACAGCGGCTATGCCAGCATCGAAGGCCGCGGCGCGGGGGATGATGGGCCCCCCAGCGCGCCTGAGAAGCGCTCCTCCTTTACGAGTGCAGGCCGTGAGGCCACCGTGGGCTGCAGCTTCGAGAGCTCCGCTCCAGAGACACCCGTCCGTCCCCGCAGCCCGCGTGCCTGGCCTCGCCGTGCCCCGCGCCGCGACTACAGCATCGACGAGAAGACAGACGCGCTGTTCCACGAGTTTCTACGCCACGACCCGCACTTCGACGACGCCCTGTCTGCCACAGCGCGCCATAGGGCGCGCGCGCACCCGCACCCCCATGCACGCAAACAGTGGCAGCAGCGGGGCCGGCAGCACAGCGACCCTGGAGCACGTGctgcgccccccaccccatccacagCCCAATCTGGTGCCCCCCGCCCCGCACGCGCACCCCTGCGCCGCGGAGACAGTGTCGACTGCCCGCCCGACGGCAGAGCAGGCGACGACCCAGCCACATCCTCCATCCCCGTCATCGAGGAGGAGCCGGGTGGTGGATGCCCGGGGTCCGGCCTGTGTGCCGGGACCCCGGGTGCGCTGCTGGACAAGCTGGCGGCCACCTTCGACGACAGGCTCTTTCCGCCGCGGCTGGCCCAGCCGGTCGCCGTGGCCCCTGCCTTGGCCACGGCCGCGCCCACGTCCCCTGACCACAGCCCGGTCTAA
- the LOC122700075 gene encoding voltage-dependent calcium channel beta subunit-associated regulatory protein isoform X1 — MQPTATMATAAAATTTATVALTTTWDNATDRPTAEPDPVLDNYLLLMVVMALFVGGALVVLSGALLLCRRCWEVHRRLHRAPEEAEKTTTTYLDNGAHPAQDPEFRGEDPEGQDTETQRFLSTSSTGRRVSFNEAALFEQSRKAQDKGRRYTLTEGDFHHLKNARLTHLHLPPLKIVTIHECDSGEASATATPHPTVAPKASLAIFQPPGKALTGRSVGPSSALPGDPYNSAVGPANFRISPSASSDSGEGSSLDTGARSAKPGAQGAAAGPGDVGPGSGAGPVLQFFTRLRRHASLDGASPYFKVKKWKLEPSQRASSLDTRGSPKRHHFQRQRAASESMEQEEGDAPHMDFIQYIASAGDTMVFPSPRPFLASPASPPPSLGRLEAAEEVGAAGGASPESPLERGIIAGPEQLQDSDGERDAGLEQAPTIYRDIWSLRASLELHAAASSDHSSSGNDRDSVRSGDSSGSGSGGAAPAFPPPSPPPTPMPRPADGETGGPRKLLQMDSGYASIEGRGAGDDGPPSAPEKRSSFTSAGREATVGCSFESSAPETPVRPRSPRAWPRRAPRRDYSIDEKTDALFHEFLRHDPHFDDALSATARHRARAHPHPHARKQWQQRGRQHSDPGARAAPPTPSTAQSGAPRPARAPLRRGDSVDCPPDGRAGDDPATSSIPVIEEEPGGGCPGSGLCAGTPGALLDKLAATFDDRLFPPRLAQPVAVAPALATAAPTSPDHSPV, encoded by the exons ATGCAGCCCACGGCCACCATGGCTAcggccgccgccgccaccaccaCCGCCACGGTTGCCCTGACCACGACGTGGGACAACGCCACGGATCGCCCCACA GCAGAGCCCGACCCGGTCCTGGACAACTATCTGCtcctgatggtggtgatggcgctCTTTGTCGGGGGTGCCCTCGTGGTGCTGTCGGGTGCACTGCTGCTCTGCAGACGCTGCTGGGAGGTGCACCGACGCCTCCACAG agccccagaggaagcagagaagacCACCACCACCTACCTGGACAACGGTGCCCACCCTGCCCAAG ACCCTGAGTTCAGGGGGGAGGATCCGGAGGGTCAGGACACCGAGACCCAGCGCTTCTTGTCCACCAGCTCCACTGGCCGCCGGGTGTCCTTCAATGAAGCAGCCCTGTTTGAGCAGAGTAGGAAGGCGCAGGACAAGGGCCGCCG GTACACCCTGACGGAGGGGGACTTCCACCACCTGAAGAATGCCCGCCTCACCCACCTGCACCTGCCGCCCCTCAAGATCGTCACCATTCATGAGTGCGACTCCGGCGAGGCCAGTGCAACTGCCACACCACACCCCACGGTTGCCCCCAAGGCCAGCCTTGCCATATTCCAG CCCCCGGGGAAGGCCCTCACCGGCCGCTCCGTGGGCCCTAGCTCCGCCCTGCCAGGTGACCCCTACAACTCGGCCGTGGGCCCTGCCAACTTCAGGATCAGCCCCTCGGCCTCCAGTGACTCCGGGGAAGGCAGCTCG CTGGACACTGGGGCCAGGAGTGCCAAGCCTGGTGCGCAGGGGGCCGCAGCAGGGCCTGGGGATGTgggcccaggctctggggcaggcCCCGTCCTGCAGTTCTTCACCCGCCTGAGGCGTCATGCTAGCCTGGACGGGGCCAGCCCCTACTTCAAGGTCAAGAAATGGAAACTGGAGCCCAGCCAGCGGGCATCCAGTCTGGACACAAGAG GCTCCCCCAAGCGACACCACTTCCAGCGGCAGCGGGCGGCCAGTGAGAGCATGGAGCAGGAGGAAGGAGATGCCCCCCACATGGACTTCATCCAGTATATTGCCAGCGCGGGCGACACCATGGTCTTCCCAAGCCCCCGCCCCTTTCTGGCCAGCCCCGCCAGCCCGCCCCCCAGTCTCGGCAG GCTAGAGGCAGCTGAGGAGGTGGGCGCCGCAGGAGGAGCGAGCCCTGAGTCCCCCCTGGAGCGCGGCATCATCGCGGGGCCTGAACAGCTACAAGACTCAGATGGAGAGCGAGACGCGGGGCTCGAGCAGGCTCCGACCATCTACCGCGATATCTGGAGTTTGCGTGCCTCGCTCGAGCTGCACGCGGCTGCCTCCTCAGACCACAGCAGCAGCGGCAACGACCGTGACTCGGTGCGCAGTGGCGACAGCTCGGGCTCGGGCTCTGGGGGCGCCGCACCCGCCTTTCCACCGCCCTCGCCGCCGCCCACACCCATGCCGCGGCCGGCAGATGGAGAGACGGGCGGACCACGCAAGCTGCTGCAGATGGACAGCGGCTATGCCAGCATCGAAGGCCGCGGCGCGGGGGATGATGGGCCCCCCAGCGCGCCTGAGAAGCGCTCCTCCTTTACGAGTGCAGGCCGTGAGGCCACCGTGGGCTGCAGCTTCGAGAGCTCCGCTCCAGAGACACCCGTCCGTCCCCGCAGCCCGCGTGCCTGGCCTCGCCGTGCCCCGCGCCGCGACTACAGCATCGACGAGAAGACAGACGCGCTGTTCCACGAGTTTCTACGCCACGACCCGCACTTCGACGACGCCCTGTCTGCCACAGCGCGCCATAGGGCGCGCGCGCACCCGCACCCCCATGCACGCAAACAGTGGCAGCAGCGGGGCCGGCAGCACAGCGACCCTGGAGCACGTGctgcgccccccaccccatccacagCCCAATCTGGTGCCCCCCGCCCCGCACGCGCACCCCTGCGCCGCGGAGACAGTGTCGACTGCCCGCCCGACGGCAGAGCAGGCGACGACCCAGCCACATCCTCCATCCCCGTCATCGAGGAGGAGCCGGGTGGTGGATGCCCGGGGTCCGGCCTGTGTGCCGGGACCCCGGGTGCGCTGCTGGACAAGCTGGCGGCCACCTTCGACGACAGGCTCTTTCCGCCGCGGCTGGCCCAGCCGGTCGCCGTGGCCCCTGCCTTGGCCACGGCCGCGCCCACGTCCCCTGACCACAGCCCGGTCTAA